The genomic region ACGCTGGCGCCCGCGAGGCCCGCCGCATGGGCCCGGTGGACGATCTCCGAGTACAGGGGCTTGTGGTGCCAGGTGTCGTTCTCGCCGACGAAGACGGTCAGGCGCAGGGCCCTGCCGGTCAGCCGTGTCATGGCTGCCTCCACTTCAGGACACGGCGGGTCGACCAGGCCGCGAGCCACACCGCCGTGAGCGCCGCGAGCGGGGTCGCGGCGAGGTAGGTCAGGCCGGTGCGGACGTGGCCGCTGTCGGCCAGCTTCTGGATGTCGACGGCGTAGGTCGAGAAGGTCGTGAAACCCCCGAGCACGCCGGTGCCGAAAAAGGGGCGGACCAGGCGGTGCGCGGCCCGGAACTCTGTGATGACCACCATGAACACGCCGATCACGGCGCAGCCCGCGACGTTGACCCAGAAGATCGTCCAGGGGAAGCCACCCGTGTGCGCGGGCCACCACAGCGACGCCGCGTAGCGGGCGGCGGCCCCCGCTCCCCCGCCGAGCGCCACCACCGCAACGACCGGTGCCTGGGCGCGCCAGGCGGAGGGGTGTGGGTCAGCGGGCCGGATGCGGAGGCTTTCCGCCTCGGGGGCCGTCATGGTCGTCCGTCTCCTACTCGCCGGGGCCCGGGATCGTGCGGGCGCGTGCCGTCGCAAGTAGGGACCGTTGGCGGCGTCCGTGCCGCGGTTCGGGTACGGCGGGCCCCACCGCCGCGCCGCGAGAGGTGTCGCGGCCGGGGTTCAGACTAACCCCCGTGGCGAACCGGCGTCACTTCGGGACGGGTGCCTCGCAGACCGCCACGCCCGGCTCCCAGAGGCTGCCCAGCACGAGGTGCCCGGCCGCTTCGCACACGCTGGTGACCATCCGGTATCCGGCGTGGCGGCGGGCGAGGTGGTGGACGACGCGGCCCGCGTCGTCGAAGGCCAGGACCGCGATCGTGCCGGTGGGGCGGAAGGGAGCGCGCACGGCCATGCGGCCGGCGGCGCGGCGGACCGCTGGTGCGCTGCGGTGGAACAGGTCGAGGGCGGGGACGCGGGGCCCGGCCAGCGCGACCCAGACCGGTCCGTCCGGGGCGCCGCGCCAGAGGTTGTCGGGCATGCCCGGCAGGTTCTCGGCGAAGGGCTCGCTCCGGCCGGCCCCGGGCCCGGTGAG from Streptomyces chartreusis NRRL 3882 harbors:
- the crcB gene encoding fluoride efflux transporter CrcB; translated protein: MTAPEAESLRIRPADPHPSAWRAQAPVVAVVALGGGAGAAARYAASLWWPAHTGGFPWTIFWVNVAGCAVIGVFMVVITEFRAAHRLVRPFFGTGVLGGFTTFSTYAVDIQKLADSGHVRTGLTYLAATPLAALTAVWLAAWSTRRVLKWRQP